In Psychrobacter ciconiae, the following are encoded in one genomic region:
- a CDS encoding cell envelope integrity protein TolA, whose product MKNAPVVYVPTTPEGDGLTLPTVLSVLAHAIVIGILIYHYYHLPEPEGMIETTMVTPEELAEIQGQILANRAAASMASGDDNLPSGALSDAPPNPNPANPQTVTSQRVPVFTQSNDAADFDYEAPPLMSQKQNDSLLEQPPSYEDPFGELSAQIENEALNKIEQIEQSRRDEQREERERLKDYQQRQNNPPKVERPNSTQRNIEISAGGSGSAGKSYSLSDGQSTFSGDSSTSSPNTGRSKSAGGSRGASNSEIINLIRRNYNPPTAAKGSTQRATLSITVNASGDVVSVSASGSDSAVNEAARQAVLNTRNLPIDPDDPKYPTFSIQFNGSN is encoded by the coding sequence ATGAAAAACGCTCCTGTCGTCTATGTTCCCACCACCCCTGAAGGCGACGGTCTGACTTTGCCGACCGTGTTGAGCGTTTTGGCGCACGCGATTGTCATTGGCATTTTGATTTATCATTATTATCATCTGCCTGAACCTGAGGGCATGATTGAAACGACAATGGTCACTCCAGAAGAGCTTGCCGAAATCCAAGGTCAAATCCTTGCCAATCGCGCCGCCGCCTCTATGGCAAGCGGTGACGACAACTTGCCAAGTGGTGCGCTAAGTGACGCGCCCCCCAACCCAAACCCTGCCAATCCGCAAACGGTGACCTCACAGCGCGTTCCGGTGTTCACTCAGTCCAATGATGCCGCCGACTTTGATTATGAGGCGCCGCCTTTAATGAGCCAAAAACAAAATGACAGCTTGCTTGAACAACCGCCTTCCTATGAAGACCCGTTTGGCGAATTGAGCGCTCAGATAGAGAATGAGGCGCTCAACAAAATCGAACAAATTGAACAAAGCCGCCGCGACGAGCAAAGAGAAGAGCGCGAACGGCTCAAAGACTATCAACAGCGCCAAAACAACCCGCCCAAGGTTGAGCGCCCCAACTCAACTCAGCGCAATATCGAAATCAGCGCCGGCGGCTCAGGATCAGCGGGCAAAAGTTATAGCTTGTCCGACGGTCAATCGACCTTTTCAGGTGACAGCAGCACCAGTAGCCCCAATACCGGTCGCAGCAAAAGCGCAGGCGGCAGCCGCGGTGCCAGCAATAGCGAAATCATCAACCTAATTCGCCGCAACTATAACCCGCCAACAGCAGCTAAAGGCTCCACTCAACGCGCAACACTTAGCATCACGGTAAATGCCAGTGGCGATGTGGTCAGCGTCAGCGCCAGCGGCTCAGACAGCGCGGTCAATGAAGCGGCGCGGCAAGCGGTACTTAATACCCGAAACCTCCCCATCGACCCTGACGACCCGAAATACCCAACCTTTAGCATTCAGTTTAACGGTAGCAATTAA
- a CDS encoding IS982 family transposase — protein MDHLTELYCHIDDFYQQFKPEFEAHLIANGAKRLRACQISVPEIMTILVLFHQLRYRQFKLFYYHHMLGMMTREFPKLPSYSRFIELVPRIIMPLCGYLQRMMGDCTGISYIDSTKLTVCHNKRIYRHKVFEGLAARGKSSLGWFYGFKLHAIINHKGELISVKVTAGNTDDRAPVKKMATPLFGKLFGDRGYISKALEVWLTNNSDTTLITKLRRNMKPKPLEPIDEALLNHRSLIETVFGELKNLCQIEHSRHRSVTGFITNLLSGLIAYCWFPDKPSIKNIIPHGQVAT, from the coding sequence ATGGACCACCTAACCGAACTCTACTGCCATATTGACGACTTTTATCAGCAGTTCAAACCTGAGTTTGAGGCTCACCTCATCGCTAATGGTGCAAAGCGGCTAAGAGCATGCCAGATTAGTGTACCAGAAATCATGACCATCTTGGTACTGTTTCATCAGCTGCGGTATCGTCAGTTTAAGCTGTTTTATTACCATCATATGCTAGGCATGATGACACGAGAATTTCCGAAGCTGCCAAGCTACTCCCGGTTTATAGAGCTAGTTCCGCGAATTATCATGCCCTTATGTGGCTACTTGCAACGCATGATGGGAGACTGTACAGGAATCAGCTACATTGATTCAACCAAGTTGACCGTTTGCCATAATAAGCGTATCTATCGCCATAAAGTCTTTGAGGGTTTAGCGGCTCGAGGTAAAAGCAGTTTGGGCTGGTTTTATGGCTTTAAGCTGCATGCCATTATCAACCATAAGGGCGAGCTGATCTCCGTCAAAGTCACGGCAGGAAATACGGATGACAGAGCGCCGGTTAAAAAGATGGCAACGCCTTTGTTTGGCAAACTGTTTGGTGATCGAGGCTATATCAGTAAAGCACTAGAGGTCTGGCTGACCAATAATAGTGATACCACCTTGATCACCAAGCTTCGGCGTAATATGAAGCCCAAACCACTTGAACCTATCGATGAGGCGCTGCTCAATCATCGATCTTTGATTGAGACGGTGTTTGGCGAGCTAAAAAACTTGTGCCAGATTGAGCATTCACGCCATCGCAGTGTCACGGGATTTATCACAAACTTGCTGTCAGGGTTGATTGCTTATTGCTGGTTTCCGGATAAACCTTCGATTAAAAACATAATACCTCATGGTCAAGTTGCTACATGA
- the putA gene encoding bifunctional proline dehydrogenase/L-glutamate gamma-semialdehyde dehydrogenase PutA yields MSNLPRPLPFTPDEPILFDPKDLLNNSLSSSPEIRKQFISPLYCVDEARWLEKLLPLAKPSTDERQRTEALTKALVTHVRNDAKAIKMVDSLLLEYSLDTQEGILLMSLAEALIRVPDHATADKLIADKTSVADWKTHLKNDNTLLVNASTWGMVLTGHVVCIDPKTTASSFLDKMTKKMGEPVIRRAMQQAMQIMGQQFVLAETMVAALSNSQSYRDKGYTYSFDMLGEAAVTDNDAEKYFNDYLNAINQAAQITVKAGIPKPSVSIKLSALHPRYEATHEAEVMGLLRQRCLLLIEAARGLDVDISIDAEEADRLEISLKLFESLYRDPMTLGWDGLGIVVQGYSKRALAVLAWLSALAAEIGDRIPVRLVKGAYWDFEIKLAQQKGLAGYPVWTRKEGTDTAYLACARYLLSPQNRGLIWPQFASHNAQTLAAIMTMSTHQDYELQRLHGMGDALYDHILKDYRIPVRIYAPVGAHKDLLPYLVRRLLENGANSSFVHQLLDKSFPIEKLTCHPYDQLTLFATLANPNIPLPLDIYGDRTASFGVNIFVDSQWQPLKSAITDVEKYWRAAPIISGDTITEVALSKSVLKKRDVFAPWNHGIKVGEVINGDANLAQQAVANAITAQEAWQAVMVNTRAEILRKIADLYEANFAELMALCQREAGKTIQDSIDEIKEAVDFCRYYANEAERLHNEPPTVIDFEGNLQRGTFKARGTVICISPWNFPLAIFTGQIVAALVAGNTVVAKPAEQTSLIAHFAVKLMYQAGVTTEALQFITGGGEVGSVLTKSSKISGVIFTGSTNTAKAINQSLYQSLYQGARSTLPLLIAETGGQNAMIVDSTALPEQVVKDVALSAFGSAGQRCSACRMLCVQEDVADTVIDLLTGFMAQLSVGNPELAATDVGPLIDTTAKQNLNDHIDQLKNSPAAKVLFQTAIAEKEAEKGTFVAPTIIEVDAIKTIGGEHFGPVLHVLRYRVDKLDDLIDEINATGFGLTLGIHSRIERTADAVERRAKVGNTYINRNQIGAVVGEQPFGGCGLSGTGPKAGGPLYVARLMTIQFTPVPIMAALGEEE; encoded by the coding sequence ATGTCAAACTTGCCAAGACCTCTACCTTTTACCCCTGATGAGCCGATATTGTTTGACCCAAAAGACTTATTAAATAATAGCTTAAGTAGCTCTCCTGAAATCCGAAAGCAGTTTATCTCCCCGCTGTATTGCGTCGATGAGGCGCGCTGGCTTGAAAAACTGCTGCCCCTTGCCAAACCCAGCACTGATGAGCGACAGCGTACCGAGGCGCTGACCAAAGCGCTGGTAACTCACGTCCGTAATGACGCCAAAGCCATCAAAATGGTGGACTCATTACTGCTTGAATATAGTCTTGATACCCAAGAGGGCATTTTGCTGATGAGCCTTGCTGAAGCGCTCATTCGCGTGCCCGACCATGCCACGGCAGATAAGCTAATCGCCGATAAAACGAGCGTTGCCGACTGGAAAACGCATTTAAAAAATGACAATACGTTACTGGTCAACGCCTCGACGTGGGGCATGGTGTTGACCGGTCATGTGGTCTGCATCGACCCAAAAACAACTGCCAGTAGCTTTTTGGATAAAATGACCAAAAAAATGGGTGAGCCGGTCATCCGCCGCGCCATGCAGCAAGCCATGCAAATTATGGGTCAGCAGTTTGTTTTGGCAGAAACGATGGTTGCGGCGTTATCAAACAGCCAAAGCTACCGCGATAAAGGCTATACCTACTCGTTTGATATGCTTGGCGAGGCGGCAGTCACCGATAACGATGCTGAAAAATATTTTAATGATTATTTAAACGCCATTAATCAAGCGGCGCAAATCACGGTCAAAGCCGGAATCCCTAAGCCCTCGGTGTCGATAAAACTGTCCGCGCTGCACCCGCGCTATGAGGCAACCCACGAGGCTGAAGTTATGGGATTGCTTCGGCAGCGCTGTTTGTTGCTCATTGAAGCGGCGCGTGGTCTTGACGTGGATATCAGCATCGATGCTGAAGAAGCCGACCGGCTTGAGATTTCGCTCAAACTTTTTGAGTCACTTTACCGCGACCCAATGACGCTGGGCTGGGATGGTCTTGGCATTGTGGTTCAGGGCTATTCAAAGCGCGCCCTTGCGGTGCTTGCTTGGCTTAGCGCTTTGGCAGCGGAGATTGGCGACCGTATTCCGGTTCGCTTAGTTAAAGGCGCGTATTGGGATTTTGAAATCAAATTGGCTCAACAAAAAGGGCTGGCAGGATATCCAGTTTGGACACGAAAAGAGGGCACGGATACTGCCTATTTGGCTTGTGCGCGTTATTTATTAAGTCCACAAAACCGCGGGCTGATTTGGCCGCAGTTTGCCAGCCATAATGCGCAAACGCTTGCTGCCATCATGACCATGAGCACGCATCAAGACTATGAATTGCAAAGGCTTCATGGCATGGGCGATGCACTTTACGACCATATTTTAAAAGACTACCGCATTCCGGTGCGTATTTATGCCCCCGTTGGCGCTCATAAAGATTTGCTGCCGTATTTGGTTCGCCGGCTGCTTGAAAATGGCGCGAACAGCTCCTTTGTCCATCAGCTGCTGGACAAGTCATTTCCTATTGAAAAGCTCACCTGCCACCCTTACGACCAACTTACCTTGTTTGCCACTCTTGCCAACCCAAATATTCCGCTGCCCTTAGATATTTATGGCGACCGAACGGCAAGCTTTGGGGTTAATATTTTTGTTGACTCGCAGTGGCAGCCGTTAAAATCGGCAATCACTGACGTTGAAAAATACTGGCGTGCCGCGCCGATAATCAGCGGTGATACGATAACAGAAGTGGCGTTAAGCAAATCAGTATTAAAGAAAAGGGATGTTTTTGCACCTTGGAATCATGGCATCAAAGTTGGCGAAGTCATCAATGGTGATGCCAACCTTGCTCAGCAAGCGGTTGCCAATGCCATTACCGCGCAAGAAGCTTGGCAAGCGGTCATGGTCAATACACGAGCGGAAATCCTGCGAAAAATTGCTGATTTATATGAAGCAAATTTTGCTGAATTGATGGCGCTTTGTCAAAGAGAGGCGGGAAAAACCATTCAAGACAGCATTGATGAGATTAAAGAAGCGGTCGATTTTTGCCGTTATTATGCCAATGAAGCCGAGCGCTTGCACAATGAGCCGCCAACAGTCATTGACTTTGAGGGCAATTTGCAGCGCGGCACATTTAAAGCTCGCGGGACGGTCATTTGTATCAGCCCTTGGAATTTCCCATTAGCCATTTTTACCGGTCAAATCGTAGCCGCTTTAGTTGCCGGAAATACGGTGGTGGCAAAACCTGCTGAGCAAACAAGCTTGATCGCCCATTTTGCGGTTAAGCTGATGTATCAAGCTGGCGTGACTACCGAGGCGCTGCAATTTATCACCGGCGGCGGCGAAGTTGGCAGCGTATTGACCAAATCAAGTAAAATTTCCGGCGTGATTTTTACCGGCTCAACCAACACCGCAAAAGCCATTAATCAAAGCTTATACCAGAGCTTATATCAAGGCGCGCGTAGTACCTTACCGCTACTGATTGCCGAAACCGGCGGTCAAAATGCCATGATTGTTGATTCAACCGCGCTTCCGGAGCAAGTCGTCAAAGACGTGGCGCTGTCGGCGTTTGGGTCGGCAGGTCAGCGCTGCTCAGCGTGCCGGATGCTTTGTGTTCAAGAGGATGTTGCCGATACGGTCATCGACTTATTAACCGGTTTTATGGCGCAGCTTTCGGTCGGCAATCCTGAGCTTGCTGCAACCGATGTCGGTCCCCTGATTGACACCACCGCAAAGCAAAACCTTAATGACCACATTGATCAGCTAAAAAATTCGCCTGCCGCCAAAGTGTTATTCCAAACGGCAATTGCTGAAAAAGAAGCGGAAAAAGGTACGTTTGTTGCGCCAACAATCATTGAGGTTGACGCTATAAAAACCATCGGCGGCGAGCATTTTGGACCGGTTTTGCATGTGCTGCGTTACCGCGTCGATAAGCTTGATGACTTAATTGATGAGATTAACGCGACTGGATTTGGGCTGACCCTTGGTATTCATAGCCGAATTGAGCGAACGGCAGATGCGGTTGAGCGCCGCGCAAAAGTGGGCAATACCTATATTAATCGTAACCAAATCGGCGCGGTGGTCGGCGAGCAGCCCTTTGGTGGCTGCGGTCTGTCAGGAACGGGTCCAAAAGCTGGTGGGCCGCTTTATGTGGCGCGGCTTATGACGATCCAATTCACGCCAGTTCCAATAATGGCAGCGCTAGGTGAGGAGGAGTAA
- a CDS encoding IS630 transposase-related protein: protein MTYSLDFRKQVLKSLANGMTFAEAAVFYDISPTTIQKWKKRLHSKTTRNVTARKITDEALRKDVEDYPDSYHYERAARLNCSASGICEALKRLGISKKKDLRTPKRLPDKKS from the coding sequence ATGACCTATTCCTTAGATTTTCGCAAACAAGTGCTTAAAAGCTTAGCTAACGGCATGACCTTTGCTGAAGCTGCCGTATTTTATGACATCAGCCCGACCACCATTCAAAAGTGGAAGAAGCGGCTTCACAGCAAAACTACTCGCAATGTCACGGCACGAAAGATAACTGATGAGGCATTGCGTAAAGACGTTGAAGACTATCCCGACAGCTATCATTACGAACGTGCTGCCCGCTTAAACTGCAGTGCCTCAGGGATTTGTGAGGCGTTAAAGCGCTTGGGAATCAGCAAAAAAAAAGACCTTAGAACACCCAAACGCTTGCCCGATAAAAAGAGCTGA
- the tolR gene encoding protein TolR, which yields MKPNPYARKKAALNADINVVPYIDVMLVLLVIFMVTAPMLTTGVDVDLPKEKTNMLKQSQLPIIVTLTGSGEIFVSYESNVDTPISEPELIDTLVNLQSQSAEGETLQVMINADQNNQYGAVMGLMASLQQAGIQKVGLLTGAPLKTSN from the coding sequence ATGAAGCCAAACCCTTATGCCCGCAAAAAAGCGGCGTTAAATGCTGACATCAACGTTGTGCCCTATATCGATGTGATGCTCGTATTGTTGGTGATTTTTATGGTGACCGCCCCCATGCTGACCACCGGCGTTGATGTGGACTTACCCAAAGAAAAAACCAACATGCTTAAGCAAAGTCAGCTGCCGATCATCGTCACCTTGACCGGTTCAGGCGAGATTTTTGTCAGTTATGAAAGTAATGTTGATACGCCCATCAGCGAGCCGGAACTGATTGACACGCTGGTCAATTTGCAATCGCAAAGCGCTGAGGGCGAAACCTTACAAGTGATGATTAACGCTGACCAAAACAACCAATACGGCGCGGTCATGGGGCTGATGGCAAGCTTGCAGCAAGCAGGCATCCAAAAGGTCGGACTATTGACCGGTGCGCCTTTAAAAACGTCAAATTAA
- the tolQ gene encoding protein TolQ translates to MPEALNIVELISEASFLVKLVMLLLLLASVFSWVMIFRLSSRLSTAKSFDSQFETWFWSGEDLAKLYQGVQGSPDRQGLEQIFYVGFSEYLRLHKKAQPKDDIIDGVERKLRVGLGRQQQLLESGITALASIGSVAPYVGLFGTVWGIMNAFLGLSQTEQATLAAVAPGIAEALIATAMGLFAAIPAVLAYNYFSAKLARLYESRALFCDEMTGMLHRETFAERSSAVSAGIRQTSQVSGL, encoded by the coding sequence ATGCCTGAAGCTTTAAATATCGTTGAATTAATTTCAGAAGCCAGTTTTTTGGTAAAGCTTGTGATGTTGCTGTTGCTTTTAGCATCGGTATTTAGCTGGGTGATGATATTTCGGTTAAGCTCACGCCTGAGCACCGCAAAAAGCTTTGACTCGCAGTTTGAAACGTGGTTTTGGTCGGGTGAGGACTTGGCAAAACTGTATCAAGGCGTTCAAGGTTCACCCGATCGTCAAGGTCTTGAGCAGATTTTTTATGTCGGTTTTTCTGAATATTTGCGGCTGCACAAAAAAGCCCAGCCAAAAGATGACATCATCGATGGCGTTGAGCGCAAGCTTCGCGTCGGTCTTGGTCGGCAGCAGCAACTGCTTGAATCCGGTATCACAGCACTTGCCAGTATCGGCTCGGTCGCCCCTTATGTGGGGCTGTTTGGCACGGTTTGGGGCATTATGAACGCGTTTTTAGGGTTATCGCAAACTGAGCAAGCCACCCTTGCAGCCGTCGCTCCCGGTATTGCTGAAGCGCTGATTGCCACTGCCATGGGACTGTTTGCTGCCATTCCTGCCGTTCTTGCTTATAACTATTTTTCAGCAAAGCTTGCCCGTCTTTATGAGTCACGAGCGCTGTTTTGTGACGAGATGACCGGAATGCTGCACCGTGAAACGTTTGCGGAGCGTAGCTCCGCCGTCAGCGCCGGAATTCGGCAGACCAGTCAGGTAAGCGGACTATGA
- a CDS encoding c-type cytochrome — protein MNIMTPKALILPMMVSAALLAGCNASDKDQPTLAAHHDAQETVSNDASRNNGAWGAVYTSRDELRDNNRNIVDSSQLPDMKNDPSLKKWEAKFEGKNAFVTTNGEKLFHDSCAGCHMHKGEGAFGAGYYPPLANNSKMESKYYIIDILINGFRGMPSFHVMMNDEQMAAVTQYVHSSLNPYKDKVTAEDVAQLRHDNPPGSDPSE, from the coding sequence ATGAACATTATGACGCCCAAAGCCCTAATACTCCCGATGATGGTTAGCGCCGCGTTACTTGCAGGCTGCAATGCTTCTGATAAAGACCAACCGACGCTTGCCGCCCATCATGATGCACAAGAAACGGTGAGCAATGACGCCAGCCGCAACAATGGCGCTTGGGGCGCAGTTTATACAAGCCGCGATGAGCTTCGCGATAACAACCGCAACATCGTGGATAGCAGTCAATTGCCCGACATGAAAAACGACCCAAGCCTTAAAAAGTGGGAAGCCAAGTTTGAAGGCAAAAACGCTTTTGTCACCACCAACGGCGAAAAGCTGTTTCATGACTCCTGCGCCGGCTGTCATATGCACAAAGGCGAGGGCGCGTTTGGGGCGGGCTACTATCCGCCGCTTGCCAACAACAGCAAAATGGAATCTAAATACTATATCATTGATATTTTAATCAATGGCTTTCGCGGGATGCCGTCGTTTCATGTGATGATGAATGATGAGCAAATGGCAGCGGTGACTCAGTATGTCCATAGTTCGCTGAATCCCTACAAAGACAAAGTAACCGCCGAGGATGTGGCGCAACTTCGTCATGACAATCCGCCCGGTTCAGACCCGAGCGAATAG
- a CDS encoding NCS2 family permease, which translates to MNAIERYFGINGENTTLKTELAAGLTTFLTMAYIIFVNPNVLAEAGMDRGAVFVATCLASAIGCFIMGFYARLPVALAPGMGLNAFFTYGVVLGMGYTWQVALGAVFLSGCIFTALSLFKIREWIINAIPTCLKQGVVAGIGAFLAFISLQSSGVVVNHDATLIGLGDLTSFSPFMAALGFIVIVGLSYRRIPGAVTIGILLVALVSLITGNTQFTGIMSAPPSIAPTLMQLDIAGAFDVAMISVIFAFLFVDLFDTAGTLIATTSQAGLVGPDGKIPNMKQALVADSTATVAGTLLGTSSTTSYIESVSGIAAGGRTGLVAVVVGVLFLLSTFFAPLAGMIPAYATAGAIFYVAVLMLGTLKEVNWTDLTDAAPVVVTFLFMPLAYSIADGIALGFITYTAVKVLTGRFEDISIPVWALTLVLLAKIVFL; encoded by the coding sequence ATGAACGCAATTGAACGCTATTTTGGAATTAACGGCGAAAACACCACGCTAAAAACGGAGCTTGCCGCCGGTTTGACCACGTTTTTAACGATGGCTTATATCATTTTTGTAAACCCTAACGTCTTGGCGGAAGCCGGAATGGACCGTGGCGCGGTATTTGTCGCCACTTGTCTTGCCTCCGCCATCGGCTGTTTTATCATGGGTTTTTACGCGCGATTGCCTGTGGCGCTTGCCCCTGGAATGGGACTGAATGCGTTTTTTACCTACGGTGTGGTTCTTGGCATGGGCTATACATGGCAGGTGGCGCTTGGGGCGGTGTTTTTATCGGGCTGTATTTTTACGGCGTTGAGCTTATTTAAAATCCGTGAATGGATTATTAACGCGATTCCAACGTGCCTAAAGCAAGGTGTGGTTGCCGGTATCGGCGCGTTTTTGGCATTTATTTCCTTACAAAGCTCAGGGGTGGTTGTCAATCATGATGCCACGCTGATTGGGCTTGGTGATTTGACGTCATTTTCACCATTTATGGCAGCTCTTGGCTTTATCGTGATTGTTGGGCTGTCGTATCGCCGGATTCCAGGGGCGGTAACGATTGGTATTTTACTGGTTGCACTTGTCAGCCTTATCACGGGAAATACACAGTTTACCGGAATTATGTCAGCGCCGCCGTCGATTGCGCCCACGCTCATGCAGCTTGATATTGCAGGGGCGTTTGATGTGGCGATGATCAGCGTTATTTTTGCCTTTTTATTTGTTGATTTGTTTGATACGGCAGGGACGTTGATTGCTACCACCAGTCAAGCCGGTCTTGTTGGTCCAGATGGCAAAATTCCGAATATGAAGCAAGCTTTAGTTGCTGACTCAACCGCAACCGTTGCAGGAACACTGCTTGGAACGTCATCAACGACCAGTTATATTGAAAGTGTGTCAGGCATTGCAGCCGGTGGTCGAACGGGACTTGTTGCCGTTGTGGTAGGCGTTTTGTTTTTGCTCAGTACCTTTTTTGCACCGCTTGCTGGCATGATTCCGGCGTATGCCACCGCAGGGGCGATTTTTTATGTTGCGGTGCTGATGCTTGGAACGCTTAAAGAGGTGAACTGGACGGATTTGACCGACGCCGCTCCTGTGGTGGTTACCTTTTTGTTCATGCCGCTAGCTTACTCGATTGCAGATGGTATTGCCCTTGGCTTTATCACTTATACGGCAGTTAAAGTATTAACTGGACGCTTTGAGGATATTAGCATTCCGGTTTGGGCATTGACTTTAGTGCTATTGGCAAAAATCGTCTTTTTATAA
- a CDS encoding PD40 domain-containing protein, with translation MTYKKTHNNVFTPVVAGIAFAISSLMLCQSAAAADPVVLQLDYDIPVQQNQVAFVPFAGDSVISPIVFNDLNKTELKVTNKNLPQQPRSSSELTGTLPVWQKLGIPYLVMGNTRTDRGKVVTDYEVVNVQTGQVLGGKQTLSADKDASSLRYAAHVIADKVYELITGTPGDFSGRIAYIEESGRGKDKTSRLKVMDADGENARTITEVKGSIFSPAWSPDANRIAYAVQREKSYPVIYVQNVSGGSASVLTPFPGSNLSPSFSPDGSKILFSSSFEGSAHIYEISASGGQPRRLTNWTKSSEVQPSYAPDGKSFVFVSDKAGFNRPAIYRYNFGSGQISQVSRGGYATSPQVSHDGSQIAYLSGRSAAIMNSSGGVVANLGSTGIDEAPSFSPNGKRVVFASTQGGKGVLTIKSLNGGETFGKSGQGIIRSPVWSNSPK, from the coding sequence ATGACTTATAAAAAAACCCACAATAACGTTTTTACCCCTGTCGTTGCCGGCATAGCTTTTGCCATTTCAAGCTTAATGCTTTGCCAAAGCGCGGCGGCGGCTGACCCTGTTGTTTTACAACTGGATTATGACATTCCCGTTCAGCAAAATCAGGTCGCCTTTGTGCCTTTTGCGGGGGATTCGGTCATCTCGCCCATCGTTTTTAATGATTTGAACAAAACAGAGCTAAAAGTCACTAATAAAAATCTACCACAGCAGCCAAGAAGCAGCAGCGAGCTTACCGGAACTTTACCCGTTTGGCAAAAGCTTGGCATCCCTTATTTGGTGATGGGAAACACACGAACCGACCGCGGCAAAGTGGTCACCGATTATGAAGTCGTCAACGTTCAAACCGGTCAAGTTTTGGGCGGAAAGCAAACCTTATCGGCGGATAAAGACGCTTCAAGCTTGCGCTACGCCGCTCACGTTATCGCTGATAAAGTGTATGAGCTGATCACCGGAACACCAGGGGACTTTTCAGGGCGCATTGCTTATATTGAAGAGTCCGGTCGCGGAAAAGATAAAACCTCACGCCTAAAAGTGATGGACGCGGACGGCGAAAACGCGCGAACTATCACCGAAGTTAAAGGCTCCATCTTCTCGCCGGCGTGGTCGCCTGATGCCAACCGCATCGCCTACGCGGTTCAACGTGAAAAATCGTATCCGGTGATTTATGTTCAAAACGTCAGCGGCGGCAGTGCTAGCGTGTTAACGCCCTTCCCTGGAAGCAATTTAAGCCCGTCGTTCTCACCTGATGGCAGCAAGATTTTGTTCTCAAGCAGTTTTGAGGGCAGCGCTCATATTTATGAAATTAGCGCAAGCGGCGGTCAACCGCGCCGCCTTACCAACTGGACAAAAAGCAGCGAAGTTCAACCAAGCTACGCCCCTGACGGCAAATCGTTCGTGTTTGTGTCGGATAAAGCCGGATTTAACCGCCCTGCCATTTACCGCTATAACTTTGGCTCAGGTCAAATCAGCCAAGTCTCGCGCGGCGGCTACGCGACAAGTCCGCAGGTCAGCCATGACGGCAGCCAAATTGCCTATCTAAGCGGTCGTTCGGCGGCAATTATGAACAGTAGTGGCGGCGTGGTGGCAAATCTTGGCAGCACCGGAATTGACGAAGCACCAAGCTTTTCGCCCAATGGCAAGCGCGTGGTGTTTGCCTCAACCCAAGGCGGCAAAGGCGTGTTGACCATTAAATCGCTAAACGGTGGTGAAACGTTTGGCAAATCCGGTCAAGGTATCATCCGCTCGCCGGTGTGGTCAAATTCACCAAAGTAA